In Biomphalaria glabrata chromosome 8, xgBioGlab47.1, whole genome shotgun sequence, the genomic window tttcaactCAAGGAATTATAATGAAACaagtacaaatacaaaatagaacagtgtgattaattaaaaaaacaacgaataTACACATTTAGTAAAcgaataacacctttagtaaaatcacttaattttGAGACCCTtcaggaaaaaagaataaaaagtaaagtagcagtaattcataaaacaatgaaccataatttacaaatagaaaaccataacctaataaaatactcagaaagacacaaggaaTAATGCAAATGTCTTATTccttatgctaggacacattgaTAAACGCCCTCTTTCTTCCTAGTGCCCTAGATAATGgattgggttgcctgaatcagcctggaaaaccatcgaattagcagagtttaagtcactgattggcatacatgactagattgctgacatgaaaacatttttttttactgtttttcttgttgataCTTTTTATTCAgtctttaaatacttttttttttaaagtcttttgtCTTAAGCGAAAACTTTATAAcaatgaatataaatatatatataatttttattatatgttTGAATAGTCTGGTtaacaaaacattcaaattctatgtcattaaaaaaagcGAAAATTTAGGCCAATACGGGGATCGAACACACGACATTCGGGTTATTAGCATGACGCTCTATAAATGAAGCCAAATAGCCATTTTACCagactgatccaaagtaattgatacaactaatgtaagcttagttttttaaaagtattttaaaatattttattgtttaactttctcttttctttataaaatttcATTGACGAAGCAGCTAGTCAACATGGGCTACAATAGGCTGTTCATAAAGATCTTCCTTCTAGCAGCCGTATGTAAGTTATGGATAGATAATAGAACAAAAATAACATAAGTTGTATAGAGGAGATAGATAaaaaagcaatagaaaaaagaacactttttaaaaacaaagcttatttaaggaaAAAATCGCGAATTATTCTCAATAGcagcccccaaaaggggaaaagacgctattattatttgatgcaacggctacttttttcttttccaaaagggaaccatctaattttttaaattatatatgcaagcagatttttcacagaattacaccacttttcaatgaggTGAGATTTTAACACTAAACTAACACGTATCCCAGCGCAGTCAAGAGAGTTATGAGTGTAAAACACCCTAGcaggttttttaaaattataaaacaaaaccaaaaaaaaaaaaaaaaaagaatgcaaacgacaattcccaaattccaagagcatagctaaggaagattttgattttaaacctcctccgaaatttacgataaaaacCCCTCATCAATTAAAGAATATCCattcatcagtcaccagattctatgagcgtagccaagaagaGTTTAgtgtttaaccccccccctttccagcGGGGTTTTGAGCTAAAaatcacctcttcaatatagaaaaaaaaaaattaaacattcaaaattctatgaccgtagccaAAGGAGTTTAGAGTTTAAATACCCCTTCagcggagtttgaagctaaaattacttcttcaatataaaaaaagcaacttacacattcaaaatgctatgatcgcagccataggggttttgagttttaaccccCCTTCAAGCGGGgtttcaagctaaaaaaaacacctcttcaatataaaaagcaAATTGCACTCTCAAAATGCTATaggctgggtttgaagctaaaaaatacctattCCGAAAGAATGGTCAGAATGTactaaagattaattatgtacacacacacacgcacaaacacacacacacacaaatatattttttcggGTGGGGTAGAAAAAATCAccctaaccccccccctccctaaaaaaaattctggccACGCCTATGTTATAGTCTATATCTAAATGTCTCGATTTACGCGTTTTAGATATAAAAGGCTATTGAGTTTTCTATGAGGATGAAgagtagatctagttaaaaatctagatctcaatCTACAATCCCTTCTTGATTATTTCGTCGCAATATTCTTTTATCGATGGAAACATGACCATTAGTACTTCAGATTATTACATCGTAGCCCATATTTCTGCAGGAATGGAATCAGTTGGGTTCAAACAGGAGACGTTGAAGAGGACAGCAtggagcgcataccacacaaccagacTGCCATCATTCACAAGTATTCTTTGTATTGTAAGCTAGAtctctaaaaaagaaaaaaaaaacgacttttATTATGAAATAATGTTGATTCAAAACAAAAGATGCTCTGTGTTAAGTATTTgctttataacaataaaaagaggactctctattagatctagatatatatgcTTTAACACGAGTTagaattttttagttttggtcACAGTCCAACTGTCTGAAAAACGCGGATCCAAGGGTGGACATTGGGAGGCCGCCTTAAAGTTTATGTGAAACATAAACTCCTTTTGTAAtcttgtggttttttttttttttaaattcttgtcttgtcacgttcaatgaacaattgtgcaaagttttactTTGATCCGAGAAGgggaaatgagagaaaaaaatgttcaaacttttaccagataAACAGagttatataagctttttaaaaattgataagGCACCCTGTGTTACTATGCAAAGAAATAAGGGTGACTAAGtgttgttatttaattatttatggtAGTTATAAGGGTCTTgtagatttaaattttatttgtcaacaaaaaaaaatggatagcCCAACAggtgtaaacaaaatgtaagatgtaatttaaacaaatgattGAGAATGCCCTACAGGTAGATTATCAAACTGTATATGTTCTGCGTCCTGTGTCCTGCATATTTTCATAGAAGGCTGACACGAGTATCCGTCTTACGCATTGCCCAATTACTGGACCCATATTATCTTGCGATAGGAAGGGTAATGCACTATCAGTCTTATAAGCCACACCAGCACAGTTCTGTTACACTTTGTTTTTGGTCAAATCACCTAAAACCTGCAAACTGATAACATAATAGCATTAcgattctctcctaatcaggccttctgtaaacaatggtaaacacacaacacatcaacacatcaagaaattgacaacaagagctccaaataatctggtactttaatgatggtcaattaaaacagccaatagtacacaattggcaatacatcaacactaaaaatgctacactgtacatcaccgtactaaactaataaactctactgtctctatctcttcctggactcgtacattcacttcatgactccaccaggaccgacttcatggcagactaacagtcccggtctacaCGCTGTCCTTTCTTgaaccttgttgatgtctaagagctgatccgaaggctcttcgagctctaagtttgaaaaaaaacctgtttgaacgccaaacagtaaaaaaaaaaacctgtgtgaacacacagttctgtttgggagagaccctagacaatgcctatgcaaggcattgctgttgaccgatgcgtttgacccccgacacgtggactagagacacggccgaaggccgagaatgcaccggggacttctgccattttccttcaatgtaccaagctaactgtgcgggatccgccatttgtaacggtccctttgaggaacagcgcatggattggtgacgtgtttgtggggactttgttacaaccccgcccgtgcaatgagtggactctcgtctacctgtgggcatccccacgggagtcctgtgttgctacccatttagcctagccacttcctctagtggccgtttccacgcgggcgccacgatgaggcagggcaacgtgcccgcGCCTTTCTTGAACTGCActgtctctggtccacgcaggcttatgatcagatgaccataaccctggtcctattcacgtgcaaagttcatgccagtactgtcccttgcccttcgatatagcacgctaaactgtattactggcctgtgtcacatatgtcagctgatcacacacagttaaccctattgcGTCGCGAATATATAtgggcttgtcttcgagtcggggattagtgaggaatacaatatttcccgtggccaTCGTGAGTgtcctccagctgtctcgttccgacgccgcatgcagccaggtgcgtCGCAAATAGGGTTACAATAATAGTATGAAAACAAAAGAGTTAGGCGGGACAAGAGAGTTAGAGAGGGCAATCAGAACAAAACGAACCCTCAACCTTAAGATACTCTGGGAGCAATATGCACAACAGAATCTGTTTTGTGTCTTGGTTGATTTCAAAAAGTCTTTCGACTGCCTATGACGAAACACTTTGGGTAACAATatgaacaaaaattaaaaaaataattcttttcagaaaaaaaaaaactttttaaagggGGAGGGATCCATATTTACAGTCAAATTCTCTTAATAATGTAATCtgtatttccctttttggtctcaaaattaattaagtaaCACTATTTTATTAACTGTTAAGTTAATTTTTGCATTGATTCATGTGTCCCCAGaggcaatgaataattttgcaaagtttcaccTTGATCTAGGAACGGGAAATTGGAAGaaataacttttgaaaaaagatttatacCATACAGATGTACAAATAAAACTACTTTGCATCCCTCCTCCTTTCGTCAGCAAGTAGCGCGCTTGTTGTAAGTTGGGAGGAGAGGGTACACAGCTTGAGAAACGCCTCTATTATTAGGATTTGACTTATGTGATTGCAAATATCAACATGTACGTGTGTAGTGTCTTAAGATGTGCACATTTGTTTCAGACTGGACAGCTAGCTCGGACTATAAGCCTAGAATATTGACACGCTTGATGGCTCGATGCATGAGAAATAGACAACACTACAAATTGCTGACTAATGGGAATGTGAAGAAATGTCTGAGGTATGAAGAGACAATGAAGCCATACGTAGAGGCCAAAAGGATTTGTGAAGGTTTCAACTAATTGAACTTATTTCTTTATATCtacattgattttgttttttttgctttctttctgtctccctGTACCTGTCTCGTTCCATTTCTCTGTCTCCTTTCTCTctggctatcttttctctcgaACAATGTctgttcttctctctctttttgtctatatctctctgtctctctagtctcacgaaggccgcgggatacacatttgagaccaaaagaaaatctgctgccgaggacaaacgctgacggcgaaaagaaaatctaaatcgaccacctgcagacaatggttatgcttgcggtagatgtggcaaaataagtaggtcacatatggggctgcgcagccacgggaaatactgcattcctcattaatcttcggactagaagacaaaccttattatatatatatatattaatgccGTGAAcgaaaatatacaaaatttaaCCAGGACAACTAACCAGCTTCCTTCAACGATTGAAACCGCAgggttaaatttaccaaaatcGAATCATTATTCATAATGTAAACCCAATATGATTTTAAATCTGACATGTCTAATAGTACAGGATTGGAGCGAAAATTTCTTTTGTAGACATAGTAGACGGCAAAAAGGAAATCTAAATCGACctccggcggacaatggttgtgCCTGTGCTAGTGTGTAAGTTTTAGcgctgttttttaaaaagtgtttcttgttaaaacatttttccagtgctgagttgtttgttttttgcatAAATTTTTATTACGTTTCcttttcaagatttttttttcttttctacaacCGATTCCCCAGCTGAACCCAACAGAGGCGGGCTTTAAAGGTGGAGAGTGGGGCAACCTTGTCAGCGTCGGActtgttactcaatattttggaaataccaattaCCATGCTAGCtcttaatataaaaatgtttgctACTGAAAAAACGTATTGCCAGTACATAGGTAACAATACCATTAGAGGCGGACTGCTCCAGGGCCGATGAAAGACACTTGGCCGGGGCCCCTCGTACTGCTAAGGCCGGCTGCCTCTGAATCCAAGCCCAGAATGCAGGACTCTGCTTCATGATCGATTCAAAAACAGCTTGTTGGTCGTTGGATTGTGATATCAGATTGCTTGTACAACTAAACCTATGTAGgcaaattttacttttaattgtaaaagcttgaaataaatgaacgaattatttataaacaaaacgaAACATAAATTTTCTTCCAGTAAttacaaattcaacttgaggTTATAAAATggtaatttaaacaaaatctcacTCCAAAACGcttctttactctttcatgacTCTCCATGTAGGAGCATCTGCATTACGACACATCAGCTCATATTTCATCACTCTACACCGTTCAGCCACCAAGCATTCGCCTAGTCTGACATCATCGTAACCTaggaaacacaaacacacgcacCATATCATAGCTAGAACACTTGAAATGTTTACCCAATGGCCACTTTATTAAATTAAGAGCTGGAGTTTGAAAACTGAGAACAATCGGCAGCGAAACAAACTACAACACTTTTTGACTCGAATAAGCCAAGCTTGGACTTTCACAACATTCACCATTTCGTAACTTTACTggtgaaaagaaaaacattaaaaatgccTTTTTAATAAGGCGATACCTCCTTTATCCAACGAATTGAGCGAATGTTTTTCTCttacaaattaatgaatgtaAGATTTAAAGACTTTTGTTCCAATTGAAGCTGTCTCTCCTCTTCATCGCATTAACTAGTATCTTCCCTGGCAGTGACCATTACTTCTTCCGgcataaaaaacaactaattgtttagcacttgtttttgtttgtttgttttacatgtttcggatgttccttcagagttgaagatagtttacttcctagtccaaacctcccgcaggacgacgggggatgggagcgggcagggtttgaaccctcgaccgtcgataaatccgaacgacagtccagcgcgcaaaccgcacgaccaggcagccatctaaaaCCATCCACTTTTCGTTTGCCGTTTGACTCACAAGACTTGAAATAACGGCTTCGTTGAAGACCACTTGTCAAGATCTAATAGAAATTTACTATCGGTATatgattgatttaaaaaaagtgatGCGATTTCCCTCAATATAATATTTGCTTGCAGTTTTGTATGCCTATATATTTTGACTtatcttattttacattttatattatactGCTCTTAGATATTGATTgtcttgattttaattatatgttgttgttgttgttttttttcggttGCAGAAGAAGGAAGTTTCGTGGCTACATTTAGAACCAAAATGGAACAGCAAATAATCTTAAATGAGCTTTACCGTGGGTTTACAGAACATCCTAAAGTAGTTTGGATTGGCTTAGACAGATTGGAAGattacaaaacatttaaatggaTAGACAATGGAGAAGTTATTGAAAATCTTAcccagaaaacaaaatttatgacTAGTATGTTATGATTGTAGATATCATATTCGTGATAAGAACTCGGCATAGAggtggtcatttttttttattgaccatGAAAGGATTAATGGCCGAATTAAGACAAAGAAGTCTTCCTTGGCACAAAGATAACCCTTTTTATTTGACGAATTAATACAAAGAATTCTTCCTTGGCACAAAGATAACCCTTTTTATTTGACGAATTAAGACAAAGAATTCTTCCTTGcttgtatacttttttttttccgtttggGATGTCACGAGccaatttatttcaatgtaactccccctcttctcaTTCCCTTTTGATTCACATCTTAACAATCCTTATCTTCACCATCTAGACTGATATTTAAATCAAAATAGTTATCTATTTTGTATGTGTACAGATTAAAGGCTGTTTACCTTGGACTATAAAACATTGACGAGCTTAGGTCATGTGTGTCGTGCGCATCTTGCGTGATGTTTTCTTTTGTGCACAATAATTTACTTCAGTTTCTAAGGACGCGGATTTGTTGATGTCACTTCCTTTTTGCCCCTGTAATGGCTGTACCGATGGCAGATCTTTTGTGGGATTTGTTTCCTTCCCCAGTATTGGGATTAAGTCAGTTTATTGTACTTTATTCCTCATGGTGTAGCTCTAAAATCGTTGGTCATATGATCTTGGGAATGGCGATATCAAGAAATGATTATTTTCTTGCTCAGGGACGCAGGTTTGGGACTCTGTTAAACAGAGTCAAGCCTGATTGTATGGTTTGGTTCTTGCCTTTGTGGCTTTAGGTTGTTGGCTTCGAGTTGTGAcactgagattaaggtgtgctatgTTATTTTGAATAAGTTGATTGTTTGCAATTGGCCATGTATAAAACTAGTTACCAAACTCGTATTCATCTGTTATATCCTGttacattatttattcattaaattgttgCATTTACATTCTTGTTGTTTAACTGATATAAGTTAACCCatcattaatattaatattgttCATGCTGAACAATTTGTTGTTTAGTTGAACGACATGTATTCCATGTTCAGTAAGGCGTAGTCTAATTGCCATTACTCTTGGCATTGGTTATACTGTTCATTGGTAGGGAGCCCGGGAACCTACACCATGCCCTACTTAACCTAAAACCCACCATGACAATGTGACCACCATTTTCTTTTCGTATTATTTTTCTACTtcgttaaattttattttttattttattttttttttagccgaCCACTTGGTCACTTTGAGTGAGATCgagatttcaacttgatcattGGCTACTTTATTTTACCGTTTGTAAGCCTCCGTGTGCTAATGCTCCATGAAGCGTGAAGGGATTCCTTCTTTGTAGCACGATCAAGACCGAGTTCTTCAGTGTGTCGTCTCCGTACAATGTTAGAACCCCACATGCACTAGTTCTATCGTTTTCATTCCTAAGCATACCTTCGAAATATCATTATGAGCACCCCTGAATTCGTAAAGGATGTGCTCTACTGTGTGGTCTTCTGTATTATCATCATGAGCACCCCTGAATTCGTTAAGGGTGTGCTCTACTGTTTGGTCTTCTGTATTATCATCATGAGCACCCCTGAATTCGTTAACGGTGTGCTCTACTGTTTGGTCTTCTGTATTATCATTCTGAGCACCCCTGAATTCGTTAACGGTGTGCTCTACTGTTTGGTCTTCTGTATTATCATCATGAGCACCCCTGAATTCGTTAACGGTGTGCTCTACTGTTTCGTCTTCTGTATTACAGCGTCGACACCTGGACTCGAAGTTCTCTCGGATTCAAGCTAAGTAGGCTCCTTTTGGACAGAGTCCTATGCGAAAACATGCACGAATCGCTGATCTTTTATTTCTAGCTGCCACCACTCGTATTTTTGTTTGGGCTGCATTGTGTGTCGATGTCCTTGTCATTGGAGTTTTAGATATTAAGTACTGTAGAGTGTCCCCCTATTTGTGTCTTGAATATCGCTACTATTTAGGGGTCTTTTAACTTATAAAGTCTAATTTTTATCCTGGTAGGTTCTTGTTTAATTAGGTATTTCAGCTGTAAGTTGAAGGACATTATATTAAGGTCATGGTCAATTTCAATGTCACCTTCAGAAAAaattcttgttttggtttgCCTTAAAACGTTGCTGCACCATGACGTAgtgccagtgatgcccaaagtacggcccgcgggccagatccggcccacgACGCGATTCCATCCGGCCTGCCTAAATCTAGGCACAAAGCGTAGAAAATCCccctttttccaaaaaaaaaaaaaaaaaaaaaaaaattagaaggtGCAAATATGTATCTGTACTTACGTTAGGGGCTTAGAGCCCTCAATTTTTCTCCTGATTGATTGGTGccatgacatttaacatttgtgcgtttatgaaaaATGTATCTGAGTGTAGAATGTACGTTTTCAGCCAGGAAAAGTGACacggttctttactttttttgtggaacatgatactaggcaaacatttttgttttataaagaacatgtgtctatttttaaaaaacaaagacgTATAAGCGACATTATgcaacaaatatgacggcattcttggtttgagtcgcGAATAAAAGGTTGTTAAACTAAGCCTAGAAATTGGAGCATTGGATGGGAGtattttaccaaaaagagacaggaAAATGACTCGGTTgtaagctagctacaatgttgctcacattctAAGCACAGAGATGAAGCCCAAACTTGAtgatattttaagtagagaggcggggacaaaagaaaaatttcaaatctcccattaattaatgaagcACAGGGATCTACGGGTTTCAGGTCTATCgtttttgtaggcctacgttttcgatcatgtggcccgcgacacgagtgtcggaaattaaaatggcccgcaggtcgaattaggttggtcATCACTGACGTAGTCGATCTGGTTGGGCTGTTTTACATTGGGAATGACCATTTGACCATTCGAGACTTCTTTGGCATCCTTGTCACAGGACAAAAGCTTGCTGTCATTGTCACTAAGTTTTATCACAGCATTTAGTagcatgtatttatttcatcCCAATGATTTCTTTGGCCTATTatttagggatgttgaggtggtatcaattttacaaaatgttgattctatattttttgagttaggtaaggtaatttcttctgctataagagtgtttgtttattgctaaaagaactcctccatgattatcaagAAATACTAATTGTCATTAGGTGTCTTACCTTATCTTTCTAAAAACCGTTATATACAGACTCCATGAACACCTTGACCTATTGCACTTGTTCCCTACCTGAATCCACCCTGTTCAGATGGTGGGGAGTTTGCTTTTTACTCCAATAACCACACAAGATGACGGTTAATAACCCTTATATCTGTTTTCCCAACACACGAGGGGTGGGATATAAGAAGGTAGTTTTCAGTTAGTTCAccctacttttatttttgaataaCGGGAATATCGTCCCCACGCGTTAGGTCCTTGGGAATTCCCCTTGTGTCCAAGTCTGATTTAGCAGGTCGCATTGCTTTCGCTATGCTTTCAAATACGAAAATTTAGCCTTAAGTCTAGAATGActaagccttttttttaacgATCGAAACTGCAGCGGTCAAATTTACCAAAAAcgatttttacaatacctctatttctGTCGCACATTCTGTTCTATATGTTCCTATAAATCGATGTTTAGATGTTTGAAGTACAAGCTTacatttttaccttttttaataatttgttaatcctttttttacgttccagtttttttttattttattaatttttatttctaagcagatgtagatctagatcacagacctatatatagggcctatattATCTGGAtaggacatggagatcttttaacactacacaaaaaatgtgaaaattttttaaaaagctgaaacaaggcgttgttttgtaaagtagttataagaattaaagtttttttcaaccctaacctatttaacatataatttaatgtttagatcaatatctagtaattaaacatcGGAAATAATGGCACTCTCGTCtcctaatttttattttgcaaattttagatacataatctagaaagatctaggtaatcaatctatttaaatgtacattagATGATTTAAATTTACAGACATacattatttcgatctaggatttttgaaacaatatatcaatttaaaaaaagcattattttatatgtttgtgaaaatatatagttctgtgattaatagcccattctatttaaaaatccATTAAAAGGTATtgaattatttctaaactttgaaaactaaagatcattacttttctaagacagaaaagatcgattttcctagattcggggcgacttcccttacagcttcaAAAAAGAGTTATGTACATagcaatctatatatatacaggtctgtgatctgatcattatTGGATAAGAATtggtttccgttttccagtataggtataatatatataggtctatgatCAGGATATAAGGATATTATAATGTTATGAATATTAGCTtgaatgtttatatattttaaaatatactacgtaaataaaaaagggaataattaatgttattttaagataatcaatgtttctttttttcagaCCATGAGTGCACAAGCTACAATCCTAGTTCGAGAATCATAATTCCAACCTTTTGCTTTCTTTACAACAACTATTTTTGTGAATTACGTTgaatgtttctaaaaaaaaaatattaacctgAATATTTCCAGAAGTTTCTATTtcacaacttaataaggaataaaaatatatctagtggagccaattttttttagccatgcgtttgtttttgtgtgtgtctgtgtgtatgtcttGCATTAGAATTGTCTCCAAAGATAATGGACGCGTTCAGATGAATGACTAGTTTTGCTTTCTACTTGAATTGGGTATGGTAGAGAATCTGAAGTGACAAAACCATCCAATTCAGAAGCCTCGCGTAATGTTTTAGACGCTTTGCAGCAGCAAAGTTTTGAGTATCTCTATTGTCGCATTTCTGAGCCTTAGGTAAAGGAATCATGACTAGCCAATGCCTCATGGTCCCTCTTACGAAgagttaccaaaaaaaaagcactatcgAAGGAGAACGAATCATTAAAATGGGGGACAAAGGATATTTGGGAAGACATATCCTTACAAAGAAGGACAGATATAAGGGCAAATATTTACAAAGGAGGATAGGAGAACTAGTACTTACAAAGTAGGATAGACAGGAGGACATAGCCTTACAAAGTAGGATAGACAGGAGGACATAGCCTTACAAAGTAGGATAGACAGGAGGACATAGCCTTACAAAGTAGGATAGACAGGAGGACTTAGCCTTACAAAGTAGGATAGACAGGAGGATATAGCCTTACAAAAAAGGACCGATATGTTGACAAATACTTAAAAAAGAGGACTAATCCTTTCAAAGGAGGATATATAGGAGGGCATAGCCTTACAAGAAGAAAAGATAGGAGGACAAATATTTACCAGGGAGGACATACTGGAGGACTCATGAAGAAACAAAAACTAATGATTAATCTGGAAGTATAAtggcattcatttttttttagacagaaGGAGCTAGATTACTATTGGCAACATTGTCACGGTTAAGATGTGTCCATTCGTAGCGTGCTCGAAATATGTAAACTCAGATTTACGACAGTGCATCAACTTTGGGCCTAAATCTCCA contains:
- the LOC106080161 gene encoding uncharacterized protein LOC106080161 isoform X2; translated protein: MGYNRLFIKIFLLAAVYWTASSDYKPRILTRLMARCMRNRQHYKLLTNGNVKKCLRYEETMKPYVEAKRICEEEGSFVATFRTKMEQQIILNELYRGFTEHPKVVWIGLDRLEDYKTFKWIDNGETMSAQATILVRES
- the LOC106080161 gene encoding uncharacterized protein LOC106080161 isoform X1, giving the protein MGYNRLFIKIFLLAAVYWTASSDYKPRILTRLMARCMRNRQHYKLLTNGNVKKCLRYEETMKPYVEAKRICEEEGSFVATFRTKMEQQIILNELYRGFTEHPKVVWIGLDRLEDYKTFKWIDNGEVIENLTQKTKFMTNHECTSYNPSSRIIIPTFCFLYNNYFCELR